In Mycoplasma suis str. Illinois, a single window of DNA contains:
- a CDS encoding nicotinate phosphoribosyltransferase: protein MKAMKCYHKTHPTLPIIALVDFNNNVIEDSLKVLKAFGRKLKGVRVDTHPTIKDQSLSDLPDNEEYRGVNTTLVNRLRSALDASGGKHVKIYISSGLTPERIKKFIRERIEVDGFGVGQFLTSVNVFFTGDLVKLGDKKISKFGRTWRENKRLIEAR from the coding sequence AATAATTGCTTTAGTGGACTTCAATAACAACGTAATTGAAGACTCACTAAAGGTATTAAAAGCATTCGGAAGAAAGTTGAAGGGAGTGAGAGTAGATACTCACCCCACAATTAAGGATCAGTCACTAAGTGACTTACCCGATAATGAAGAATATAGAGGAGTAAATACTACTCTAGTTAATAGACTTAGATCAGCTTTAGATGCTTCCGGAGGGAAGCATGTAAAGATTTATATTTCTTCAGGATTAACTCCTGAAAGAATAAAGAAATTTATTAGAGAGAGAATAGAAGTTGATGGATTTGGAGTTGGACAATTCTTAACAAGTGTTAATGTATTCTTTACTGGCGACCTAGTTAAGTTAGGAGATAAAAAAATATCTAAATTTGGTAGAACTTGAAGAGAAAATAAGAGACTAATAGAAGCTCGCTAA
- a CDS encoding CPBP family intramembrane glutamic endopeptidase, with amino-acid sequence MILPSQQLSSQTSLSTSQVVSSFLYNSFLNGKKASNGLEFSFWNLFLNWTKLFYLVAIGSIFLFIYIKRKDNFQLEQFCDKYLPECKFWLFHATIRPGIDIFSHLAQSWAQNGNREEIKSVFMLMTTVGVFYNTFMYMRSSWVPLKGQLFSLYKDKYGNFDSSRLRYFLGRIFGLLLIEIIVAISIYHVMKLIFPSVEGTRNQEEIENKMSKTENILFAAFNTVMIAPVVEELIYRRALLKTAKFSNIAVVTSSLLFAISHMSVTQETIFHLTVYFVGGMFFALTYKYFRNIWTSITLHSLHNLCTLIIFLVKISAKGAAAKSHLII; translated from the coding sequence ATGATACTTCCTTCGCAACAATTAAGTTCGCAAACTAGTCTTTCAACTTCTCAAGTTGTTTCATCTTTTCTATATAACTCCTTCTTAAATGGAAAGAAGGCCTCCAATGGCCTTGAATTCTCTTTTTGAAATCTTTTTCTAAATTGAACAAAACTGTTCTATTTAGTTGCCATTGGATCTATTTTCCTTTTCATATACATAAAAAGAAAAGATAATTTCCAACTAGAACAGTTTTGCGATAAATATCTACCAGAATGTAAATTCTGGTTATTTCACGCAACAATTAGACCTGGAATTGATATCTTCTCTCATTTAGCCCAAAGTTGGGCTCAGAATGGGAATAGAGAAGAAATTAAGAGTGTTTTTATGTTGATGACAACAGTTGGAGTTTTTTACAACACATTTATGTATATGAGATCTTCTTGAGTTCCCCTAAAAGGTCAACTCTTTTCTCTTTACAAGGATAAATATGGTAATTTTGACTCCTCTAGACTTAGATACTTTTTAGGAAGAATTTTTGGTTTACTACTTATAGAAATAATTGTTGCTATATCTATTTATCACGTAATGAAATTAATTTTTCCTAGTGTTGAGGGAACTAGAAATCAAGAAGAAATAGAAAATAAAATGTCAAAAACTGAAAACATTTTGTTTGCAGCTTTTAACACTGTTATGATTGCTCCAGTTGTGGAGGAATTAATTTATAGAAGAGCTCTTCTAAAAACAGCTAAATTCTCAAATATAGCTGTTGTTACAAGCTCTCTTCTTTTCGCTATATCACACATGAGTGTGACTCAAGAAACTATATTTCACTTAACTGTTTACTTTGTTGGGGGAATGTTTTTTGCTCTAACTTATAAATATTTCAGAAATATTTGAACTAGCATAACATTGCATTCGCTCCACAATTTATGTACACTAATTATTTTTCTAGTGAAAATTAGTGCTAAAGGGGCCGCCGCAAAGTCCCACTTAATTATTTAG
- a CDS encoding MFS transporter encodes MTGDSSKSTGWAVTFPEISKGVASEAVNYSITIARGIFTIPASYILLKLGFRKACLMACGLVTVSLPLIFSPHWTVLILGRLVMAAGGTLTIIYISPLLSKLVLPEKRKKLAAWNGFTFALSGLLVNLLFMISPVSTFLTKHWQWTSSITALFSFIPLIVFYLNGKDFEIVSLKEKLTVSKPENYFTLLREKEAWMWILAYSCLLVVSVLFSSFVPGKLKDMISALGNGGTEKNSQTSSVVDWKSLFTVVFFSGTCFGLYFLGKLNLTQIQRTSIVKCSLNLMLVTWVFMAGAATLMHFFGGTSDYIFWLTNVIIFVGAFFLSFSGLGIQSVLLFIPLEYKNYSTQKTAIFFSCLWGIGYIILTGYYILASILASYTGPLSSLCFLTALITCFYLAACKLRESRPEYVDLTEYFRLRRNRSFATQASMNVQELREVKGLEEKSFKRLMYLLLLHNKTPIKYVGTTS; translated from the coding sequence ATGACTGGGGATTCTTCAAAATCCACTGGTTGGGCAGTAACTTTTCCTGAAATTTCGAAAGGAGTAGCTTCAGAAGCTGTTAATTACTCAATTACCATTGCTAGAGGGATTTTCACAATCCCAGCTTCTTATATATTGCTTAAGTTAGGATTCCGAAAAGCCTGTTTGATGGCTTGCGGATTAGTGACAGTTTCACTTCCTTTAATTTTTAGCCCTCATTGAACAGTTTTGATTTTGGGAAGACTAGTTATGGCGGCTGGAGGAACTCTAACAATTATTTACATATCTCCTCTTTTATCTAAATTAGTTCTTCCAGAAAAAAGGAAGAAATTAGCGGCTTGAAACGGATTTACTTTCGCCCTTTCAGGGCTATTAGTAAACCTTTTGTTCATGATTTCTCCAGTATCTACTTTCTTAACCAAACATTGACAGTGAACTTCTTCAATTACTGCTCTATTTTCTTTTATTCCCTTAATTGTTTTCTACCTAAACGGTAAGGATTTTGAAATAGTTTCTCTTAAGGAGAAACTGACTGTAAGTAAGCCAGAAAACTATTTCACTCTCCTGAGAGAAAAAGAAGCATGAATGTGAATTCTTGCTTATAGTTGTCTTCTGGTTGTTTCAGTTCTCTTTTCTTCTTTTGTTCCTGGAAAGTTGAAAGATATGATTTCCGCTTTAGGAAATGGAGGGACAGAAAAAAATTCTCAAACTTCATCAGTTGTTGATTGAAAATCATTATTCACTGTAGTTTTCTTTTCTGGAACATGTTTCGGCCTTTATTTCCTAGGAAAGTTGAACTTAACACAAATTCAGAGAACATCAATTGTAAAGTGTTCTCTGAATTTGATGTTGGTTACTTGAGTATTTATGGCAGGAGCAGCAACTCTTATGCACTTCTTCGGAGGAACTAGTGATTACATTTTTTGATTAACAAATGTAATTATTTTTGTTGGAGCTTTCTTCCTGTCCTTTTCAGGACTAGGAATTCAGTCAGTACTTCTATTTATTCCGCTGGAATATAAAAACTATAGTACTCAAAAGACAGCTATTTTCTTTAGCTGTCTGTGAGGAATAGGATATATTATCCTGACAGGATATTACATACTAGCATCTATTTTGGCCAGTTATACTGGCCCTCTTTCTTCTCTGTGCTTCCTTACAGCACTTATTACTTGCTTCTACTTAGCTGCTTGCAAGCTAAGAGAATCAAGACCAGAATATGTAGATCTAACTGAATACTTTAGATTAAGAAGAAATAGAAGCTTCGCTACTCAAGCTTCTATGAATGTTCAAGAATTAAGAGAAGTTAAAGGATTAGAAGAAAAATCCTTTAAGAGATTGATGTACCTATTGCTTCTTCACAATAAGACTCCAATTAAGTATGTAGGTACAACTTCTTAG
- the nadD gene encoding nicotinate (nicotinamide) nucleotide adenylyltransferase, with product MYPYKPLRIGLFGGSFNPPHLGHNYLAKYAIKKLKLDWLIFIPAYQSVEKPKNIYASAADRLQMINLSFPKKKTIVSSFELNLQQAVESIITVKHFKNLFSSSDLYFLFGEDHCPTLHTWENIRELFSLASPVMFKRNKPFSLEKTLSYFEKLEISNVQILNNCYVPFSSSQFRTFGKKKFLHKNVQKYIKSKKLYLHT from the coding sequence CTGTATCCCTATAAACCCTTAAGAATAGGTTTATTTGGAGGGTCTTTTAACCCTCCACATTTAGGTCACAACTATCTAGCTAAATATGCAATTAAAAAGCTCAAATTAGACTGACTGATATTTATTCCTGCATATCAGTCAGTAGAAAAACCCAAAAATATTTATGCTTCTGCAGCAGATAGATTGCAAATGATTAACTTATCTTTCCCCAAAAAGAAGACAATAGTGTCTTCTTTCGAATTGAATCTACAACAAGCTGTAGAGTCAATAATTACAGTGAAGCACTTTAAAAATCTTTTTTCTTCCTCTGATCTTTACTTTCTTTTCGGAGAAGATCATTGCCCAACACTACATACTTGAGAAAACATTAGAGAATTGTTTTCTTTAGCTTCTCCAGTTATGTTCAAGAGAAATAAACCTTTTTCTCTTGAAAAAACTCTATCTTACTTCGAGAAGCTAGAAATCTCTAATGTTCAAATACTAAATAACTGTTATGTTCCTTTTTCTTCTTCACAATTTAGGACTTTCGGCAAAAAGAAATTTTTGCACAAAAATGTGCAAAAATATATTAAGTCTAAGAAGTTGTACCTACATACTTAA
- the rpsB gene encoding 30S ribosomal protein S2, protein MSNKKELISLEKMIEFDLHLGAKSRLWEPKMAPYLLKEEYKKRHIINLEKTMEHLQSVYDYLYDLSRSGLEIMFVSSKNKVIADIVKESAKRVNAFYITQRWLGGLFTNFKQVNKTLNKLTELDDFLRQENLHQQLTKKEISQLRKKKQKIEKNYDGIKGLSKLPNVLVIFNPVNDLIPIKEAKKMDIPVVGVVNSNNNPEIIDFSIPANNFSPKSIYLIANLLCDAIAEAVGQETLIAYKDDSMITLPEHLELLSTTHNKR, encoded by the coding sequence ATGAGTAATAAGAAGGAGTTAATTTCTCTTGAAAAAATGATTGAGTTTGATCTTCATTTAGGAGCTAAATCAAGATTATGAGAGCCAAAGATGGCTCCATATCTACTAAAAGAAGAATACAAGAAAAGACACATTATTAATCTTGAAAAGACAATGGAACACCTTCAAAGTGTTTATGACTATCTATATGACCTTTCAAGATCAGGTCTTGAAATTATGTTTGTTTCTTCAAAAAATAAAGTAATAGCTGATATTGTTAAGGAATCAGCTAAAAGAGTTAATGCTTTCTATATCACTCAAAGATGATTGGGTGGATTATTCACTAACTTCAAACAAGTTAACAAGACTTTAAATAAGTTAACTGAGCTTGATGATTTTCTTAGACAAGAAAATCTTCACCAACAGTTAACTAAGAAAGAAATTTCTCAATTAAGAAAAAAGAAGCAAAAAATTGAAAAGAACTACGATGGAATTAAGGGTCTTTCTAAATTACCAAACGTTTTGGTAATTTTCAATCCAGTAAATGACTTAATTCCTATTAAGGAAGCTAAAAAAATGGATATTCCAGTAGTAGGAGTAGTTAATAGTAACAATAATCCAGAAATTATTGACTTCTCAATTCCGGCCAATAATTTCTCTCCTAAGTCAATATATTTAATAGCTAACTTACTATGCGATGCTATTGCTGAAGCAGTAGGACAAGAAACTTTAATAGCTTATAAAGATGACAGTATGATAACTTTACCTGAACATCTAGAGTTGTTGTCAACTACTCACAATAAGAGATAA
- a CDS encoding transcription antitermination factor NusB → MNIESESSNRFTRLQKRIHICEAIYSDLIWSELNESRKIGEVGKNFWSDFEWRIFKKYIKNKDSFIEQINNLLRDDWDVGRLNLSILAILLEAFSEYSVYKTTPAVLIQQSVQIAKDYGEDEYKLVHAVIDNYIKKLQIQEREED, encoded by the coding sequence TTGAATATTGAGAGTGAATCCTCTAATAGGTTTACAAGACTTCAAAAGAGGATTCACATCTGCGAAGCTATTTATTCAGATCTAATCTGAAGTGAGCTCAATGAATCTAGAAAAATTGGTGAAGTTGGAAAAAACTTTTGAAGTGATTTTGAATGACGTATTTTCAAGAAATACATCAAAAATAAAGACTCATTTATTGAGCAAATCAATAATCTCTTACGAGATGATTGAGATGTTGGGAGACTAAATCTCAGTATTCTTGCAATACTGTTGGAAGCATTTTCAGAATACTCAGTATATAAAACTACACCTGCAGTTTTAATTCAACAGTCAGTTCAAATAGCAAAGGATTACGGAGAAGATGAATACAAATTAGTTCATGCTGTAATAGATAACTATATAAAAAAATTACAAATACAGGAGAGGGAGGAAGATTAG
- a CDS encoding NusA N-terminal domain-containing protein, whose amino-acid sequence MHINHKQFLEAITKISKEYSLEKSTISDFLKESFKYVFEREYSDSLVKLEIDLENCKIELWKELKVVTEEYFYGEGMEDSECLIPVSKLPQRYQKKLKVGQYYSEPVNLEDLSTKIVKNILFHFQKLTLETVNQKIHEKWISRKGEVFEGMVEKIFETKEKLPKEIIVSLIDPENEAHTTKGIVYRSDLIQALSNDGYRLYENLVPGKIYNFEIKEVLENSAGCPIILSRTSPAIVKYLMKKHISEVHDGLVTINAIARISGMRSKVLVSTKNNNIDPVGCCIGPKGNRLKVISSQLLNERIDVILWNSDPIKNIINAFSGTRILGYKISEEEENSITLITTIDNLLLAIGKRGTNVKLVSLLTGWKIFLKTIQEAKAERINYLPIDKDWDAKTSDISGRIYKLHKSKLKKSSDEFNIDDK is encoded by the coding sequence ATGCATATAAATCACAAGCAATTTTTAGAAGCAATAACAAAAATTTCTAAGGAGTACTCTCTAGAAAAGAGTACTATTTCAGATTTCCTAAAGGAATCATTTAAGTATGTTTTTGAGAGAGAATATTCTGATAGTCTAGTTAAGTTGGAAATAGATCTTGAAAATTGCAAGATAGAACTTTGAAAAGAACTAAAAGTAGTTACTGAAGAATATTTTTATGGAGAAGGTATGGAAGATAGTGAATGCTTAATTCCAGTAAGTAAGTTGCCCCAAAGATATCAAAAGAAATTAAAGGTTGGACAATATTATTCAGAACCTGTTAATTTGGAAGATTTAAGTACAAAAATTGTTAAGAATATACTTTTCCACTTCCAAAAATTAACACTTGAAACTGTTAACCAAAAAATTCACGAAAAGTGAATTAGTAGAAAGGGAGAAGTTTTTGAGGGAATGGTAGAAAAAATCTTTGAAACTAAGGAAAAACTTCCTAAAGAAATTATTGTGAGCTTAATTGATCCTGAAAATGAAGCTCACACAACTAAAGGTATTGTTTATAGATCAGACTTAATTCAAGCTTTATCCAATGATGGATATAGACTGTATGAAAATTTAGTTCCAGGAAAGATTTACAACTTCGAAATTAAGGAAGTTCTAGAAAACTCAGCTGGATGTCCAATTATTCTTTCTAGAACTAGTCCAGCAATAGTTAAGTATCTTATGAAGAAGCACATTTCAGAAGTACATGATGGATTAGTAACCATTAATGCTATTGCGAGAATTTCAGGAATGAGAAGTAAAGTACTTGTAAGCACTAAGAACAACAATATTGACCCAGTAGGTTGCTGTATTGGTCCAAAAGGAAATAGACTAAAAGTTATTTCCTCTCAACTTCTAAATGAAAGAATTGATGTAATTCTTTGGAATTCAGACCCAATCAAGAATATTATTAACGCTTTCTCAGGAACAAGAATTTTGGGATACAAAATTTCTGAAGAAGAGGAAAATTCAATTACATTAATTACAACAATAGACAATCTTCTTCTTGCAATTGGCAAAAGAGGAACTAATGTTAAATTAGTTTCTCTATTGACTGGTTGAAAGATTTTCTTGAAAACTATTCAAGAAGCTAAAGCTGAAAGAATTAATTATCTTCCAATTGATAAAGACTGAGATGCAAAGACTTCTGACATCTCAGGAAGAATCTACAAACTACATAAGTCTAAACTTAAAAAGAGTTCAGACGAATTTAATATAGACGATAAATAA
- the infB gene encoding translation initiation factor IF-2: MAHFQYKNKAVSIKYFSEKTEIPIVEIIKYFFLRGIEMNLNSWLDEKLCRELCLEFGLKFIKESEEKPKNIYLESFGEEDESKIEWVKKDPVVAVMGHVNHGKTTLLDKIRKTNVAAREYANITQHISSYQVKFQDNFITFLDTPGHEIFSKLRTIGGVIANIIVLVIAIDDGVQAQTKEIIEYYKSHKLKLIVFVNKVDRGDTSLENIKKQLTSEEVELEEYGGDVILLKGSAKTGLGIPELLETICLVSEVEDYKTTLAPPVMGVILESKVEKGLGAIAEIITVRGNLKAGDYIAGEGIFCKIKTITGEQKERISLLQPSKPASISGFDKLPPTGQKFFSFATKEAALAHYKELESNRAEEYSHTEDSALAKKDDPTHFSFIIKSRVSGSSEAIQAFILRFNYSVISIGSGEITEADIKLASIKKAIIVNFEQKIQKRVEEQLNFLNVSFWNINSIYELEEKILEHKEKHRRIEKIEKILGRCKVIRLWSHSRIGTIAGCSVTFGKIQMSDKVRLIREGNQLTKTTIKSFKIETFEVKEASEGQECGIVLNNWNNVELDDVIESYEIIERKI, from the coding sequence ATGGCGCACTTCCAATATAAAAATAAAGCTGTTTCAATTAAGTATTTCTCAGAAAAAACTGAGATTCCAATTGTTGAAATTATTAAATATTTCTTCCTTAGAGGAATTGAAATGAATTTGAATTCCTGACTTGATGAAAAGCTCTGCAGAGAGCTTTGTCTAGAGTTTGGTCTCAAATTCATTAAAGAAAGTGAAGAGAAGCCTAAAAATATTTATCTTGAATCCTTTGGAGAAGAAGATGAGTCCAAAATTGAGTGAGTAAAAAAAGATCCTGTAGTGGCCGTTATGGGCCACGTAAATCACGGAAAAACTACACTACTTGACAAGATAAGAAAAACTAATGTAGCCGCGAGAGAATATGCAAATATTACTCAACACATTTCTTCCTATCAAGTTAAGTTTCAAGATAATTTCATTACCTTCTTAGATACTCCAGGTCATGAAATTTTCTCAAAACTTAGAACAATTGGTGGAGTTATTGCAAACATAATTGTTCTTGTAATAGCTATAGATGATGGAGTCCAAGCACAAACTAAGGAAATAATTGAGTACTACAAAAGTCATAAATTAAAGTTAATTGTTTTTGTAAATAAGGTTGATAGGGGAGATACTTCCCTAGAAAACATAAAAAAACAATTAACTTCTGAAGAAGTAGAACTAGAAGAATATGGAGGAGATGTTATTCTCCTGAAGGGATCAGCTAAAACAGGTTTAGGAATTCCAGAACTTCTTGAAACCATTTGCTTAGTTTCAGAAGTTGAAGACTATAAAACTACTTTAGCTCCTCCAGTAATGGGAGTAATACTGGAATCAAAAGTAGAAAAAGGATTAGGAGCTATAGCAGAAATTATTACAGTTAGGGGAAATCTAAAGGCTGGCGATTACATAGCTGGGGAAGGAATATTTTGCAAAATAAAAACAATTACTGGAGAACAAAAAGAGAGAATTTCTCTCCTTCAACCATCAAAACCTGCCTCTATTTCAGGTTTTGATAAATTACCTCCTACTGGTCAAAAATTCTTTTCTTTTGCAACTAAAGAAGCTGCACTAGCGCACTATAAGGAATTAGAAAGTAATAGAGCAGAAGAATATAGTCACACAGAAGATAGTGCGCTAGCTAAGAAAGATGATCCAACTCACTTTTCATTCATTATTAAAAGTAGAGTTTCTGGATCATCAGAAGCTATCCAAGCTTTCATATTGAGATTCAATTATTCAGTTATTTCTATAGGAAGCGGAGAAATAACTGAAGCAGATATTAAATTGGCTTCCATTAAGAAAGCCATAATTGTTAACTTTGAACAAAAAATTCAAAAGAGAGTGGAAGAACAACTAAATTTCCTAAATGTGAGTTTCTGAAACATTAACTCCATTTATGAGCTAGAAGAAAAAATACTAGAACATAAAGAAAAACATAGAAGAATTGAAAAAATTGAAAAAATTCTCGGAAGATGTAAGGTTATTAGATTGTGATCTCACTCCAGAATTGGGACAATTGCTGGTTGTTCAGTGACATTTGGAAAAATCCAAATGTCAGACAAAGTAAGACTTATAAGAGAAGGTAATCAATTAACAAAGACAACAATTAAGTCTTTTAAGATTGAGACCTTCGAAGTTAAGGAAGCTTCTGAAGGTCAAGAGTGTGGTATTGTTCTAAATAACTGAAATAATGTAGAGCTAGATGATGTAATAGAAAGTTATGAAATAATAGAAAGAAAGATTTAG
- a CDS encoding ribosome-binding factor A, translating into MKAKQEKLSKEIYIVMKRIWLTELDEKLYTFIGINHVKLAPNLSTIVIYVDLELLKDKHSSKEILDKLRKLTPFLKHRLIEKLSLPTYFKLVFEEDHFIKQARKVETLINQEFN; encoded by the coding sequence TTGAAAGCCAAACAAGAAAAACTCTCTAAGGAGATCTACATTGTTATGAAGAGAATTTGACTTACAGAACTAGATGAAAAGCTTTATACATTCATAGGTATAAATCACGTAAAATTAGCTCCCAACTTAAGTACTATCGTAATTTATGTAGATTTAGAGTTATTGAAAGACAAGCACTCTTCTAAAGAAATACTAGATAAATTACGAAAGTTAACTCCTTTCTTGAAGCACAGACTAATTGAGAAATTAAGTCTTCCGACTTATTTCAAATTAGTCTTTGAAGAAGATCATTTCATAAAACAAGCCAGAAAAGTAGAAACACTCATTAATCAGGAATTTAATTAG
- the cgtA gene encoding Obg family GTPase CgtA, with amino-acid sequence MSSYVKIKLQAGRGGDGIISWARNRYNSRMGPNGGNGGNGGSIYLVVNKKINDFSSINRYLWKAENGFPGQRDSKFGLKGRDISIDIPENTEVYDFGEKIKRTTVTSDSPTYLVCRGGRGGRGNKSFKSARYQSPQLYELGEKGEQKEILLILSKFKRIGIINLLDSENKAQNNWENLREELCSQLSGIEFFDFPSEIFSKNINDFYSAHLELCRLFICVIHFDFLKGLQNLLLSIENKLKERGFSKLLKIIYFDNEESLELSDDCIYINNLGDSDFSKVSSKLNWELSQFQGLPCFKSSQVIDEEGFIEYSDEILPEKEELKILKNENVWEIQSSRLNYWTSRIPQTTWHNLERLREKLKIEEIMKILKKQGGIEGEIIRIYNFETTIY; translated from the coding sequence ATGTCTTCATATGTGAAGATAAAGTTGCAAGCTGGAAGGGGAGGGGATGGAATCATCTCCTGAGCAAGAAATAGATATAACTCTAGAATGGGACCTAATGGTGGAAATGGTGGAAATGGTGGCTCTATTTACCTAGTAGTTAATAAAAAAATAAATGATTTTTCTTCCATCAATAGATATCTTTGGAAAGCCGAAAATGGCTTTCCAGGACAAAGAGATTCTAAGTTTGGACTAAAAGGAAGAGATATCTCTATAGATATTCCCGAAAATACTGAAGTTTATGATTTTGGAGAAAAAATAAAAAGAACTACAGTTACTAGTGATTCCCCTACCTATTTAGTATGTAGGGGAGGAAGAGGGGGTAGGGGAAATAAATCATTTAAAAGTGCTAGATACCAATCTCCCCAACTTTATGAGTTGGGAGAAAAAGGAGAGCAAAAAGAAATTTTACTAATATTATCCAAATTTAAGAGAATTGGAATAATTAATTTGTTAGACTCTGAAAATAAAGCCCAAAATAATTGAGAAAATTTAAGGGAAGAACTTTGCTCTCAATTAAGTGGAATAGAATTCTTTGACTTTCCGTCAGAGATATTTAGTAAAAACATAAATGATTTTTACTCTGCACATCTAGAGCTGTGCAGACTTTTTATATGTGTCATTCACTTTGATTTTTTGAAGGGACTTCAAAATCTTTTACTTTCAATAGAAAATAAATTAAAAGAAAGAGGTTTTAGTAAGTTATTAAAAATTATTTATTTCGATAATGAAGAATCACTGGAGTTAAGTGATGATTGCATTTATATAAATAATTTAGGTGACAGTGATTTTTCTAAAGTATCTTCAAAACTAAATTGAGAATTATCTCAATTTCAAGGATTACCTTGTTTTAAGTCCTCTCAAGTTATTGATGAGGAGGGATTTATTGAGTACTCTGACGAGATACTCCCTGAAAAAGAGGAATTAAAAATATTAAAGAATGAAAATGTTTGAGAAATTCAGTCCAGTAGATTAAACTACTGGACTTCTAGAATACCTCAAACAACTTGACACAATTTAGAACGATTAAGAGAAAAATTAAAAATAGAGGAAATAATGAAAATTCTAAAGAAACAGGGAGGTATTGAGGGAGAAATTATAAGAATTTATAACTTCGAAACAACAATTTACTAA